Proteins found in one Nitratireductor kimnyeongensis genomic segment:
- a CDS encoding dihydroorotate dehydrogenase, whose translation MVDLSVDISGLKLKNPIMPASGTFSEDLAEVFDLDRLGAHVTKTITRGWRDGNPTPRVCEVNGSMLNSIGIPSKGVGAFIEKVVPFYAHYETPLVVSISGNTADEFATLCSEVSVPGVAAIEVNISCPNIEEDGKAFAIRPSSTHDVMRKLRAATDLPLWAKLTPNTGETSEVARAAEEGGADALVVANTILSMAIDINTRRPKLGNLMGGLSGPSLKPIALRMAYQCARATKIPVIGCGGISTVEDVIEYLIAGASAVQVGTATFIHPTIMLSLIDGLEDWLSNQGLSSVKDLIGSVIDGEQDESVVFMEAAP comes from the coding sequence ATGGTAGACCTTTCGGTCGATATTTCCGGGCTCAAGCTCAAGAACCCGATCATGCCGGCATCCGGCACCTTCTCCGAGGATCTCGCGGAGGTGTTCGATCTCGACCGGCTTGGCGCGCATGTGACCAAGACCATCACTCGTGGCTGGCGCGATGGAAATCCGACGCCGCGCGTGTGCGAGGTGAATGGTTCAATGCTGAATTCCATTGGCATTCCGAGCAAGGGTGTGGGCGCCTTCATCGAGAAGGTCGTGCCGTTTTACGCCCATTACGAGACGCCGCTGGTGGTCTCCATTTCGGGAAACACGGCCGATGAATTCGCAACGCTGTGTTCCGAAGTCAGCGTCCCCGGCGTTGCGGCCATCGAGGTCAACATTTCGTGCCCGAACATCGAGGAAGACGGTAAGGCCTTTGCCATCCGCCCATCCTCCACCCATGACGTGATGCGCAAGCTGCGGGCGGCGACCGATCTGCCGCTCTGGGCCAAGCTCACCCCCAATACGGGCGAAACGTCCGAGGTGGCGCGCGCTGCAGAAGAAGGCGGCGCCGATGCGTTGGTGGTGGCCAACACGATTCTGTCGATGGCCATCGACATCAACACGCGCCGGCCCAAGCTGGGTAATCTGATGGGTGGCCTGTCCGGCCCCAGCCTGAAGCCCATCGCACTGCGCATGGCCTACCAGTGCGCCCGTGCGACCAAAATTCCGGTCATCGGTTGCGGCGGCATTTCCACGGTGGAAGACGTGATCGAATATCTGATCGCCGGGGCAAGCGCTGTTCAGGTGGGCACTGCCACCTTCATTCATCCGACGATCATGTTGTCGCTGATCGATGGCCTGGAAGACTGGCTTTCAAACCAGGGGCTTTCCTCCGTGAAAGACCTTATCGGCTCCGTCATCGATGGCGAGCAGGATGAGTCTGTCGTCTTCATGGAAGCCGCGCCATGA
- a CDS encoding orotate phosphoribosyltransferase, with protein sequence MFSNTFPDRTAISQMVARMLLEIEAVHFRAEQPFTFTSGLASPVYIDCRKLISYPRVRAAIMDFAASVIFRNVGFEQFDAVAGGETAGIPFAAWLAERMGLPMQYVRKKPKGFGRDAQIEGALSEGARVLLVEDLTTDGGSKIKFAEAVARTGAQVTDTFAVFYYDIFPDTPKRLEAAGMRLHHLATWWDVLAVCKEENRFSPETIVEVEKFLNAPTEWSANHGGISELPQ encoded by the coding sequence ATGTTCTCCAACACCTTTCCCGACCGCACTGCCATTTCGCAGATGGTCGCCCGCATGCTTCTGGAGATCGAGGCGGTGCATTTTCGCGCTGAGCAGCCGTTCACGTTCACGTCTGGTCTTGCAAGTCCGGTCTATATCGACTGCCGCAAGCTGATCTCCTACCCGCGCGTTCGCGCCGCGATCATGGATTTCGCGGCCTCGGTCATCTTCCGCAACGTCGGTTTCGAGCAGTTCGACGCGGTGGCGGGCGGCGAGACGGCGGGCATCCCCTTCGCGGCCTGGCTGGCCGAACGCATGGGACTGCCGATGCAATATGTGCGCAAAAAGCCGAAAGGCTTTGGCCGCGACGCGCAGATCGAGGGCGCGCTGAGCGAAGGCGCGCGCGTGCTTCTGGTCGAGGATCTGACCACCGATGGCGGCAGCAAGATCAAGTTTGCCGAGGCCGTGGCCCGAACCGGTGCGCAGGTTACCGACACGTTCGCCGTCTTTTACTACGACATCTTCCCCGACACGCCGAAGCGGCTTGAAGCCGCCGGCATGCGGCTTCATCATCTGGCCACCTGGTGGGATGTGCTCGCCGTCTGCAAGGAAGAAAATCGCTTTTCGCCGGAAACGATCGTTGAGGTCGAAAAATTCCTGAATGCGCCTACCGAATGGTCGGCGAACCATGGCGGCATTTCAGAACTGCCGCAGTAA
- a CDS encoding TRAP transporter large permease, with translation MTLSELFLCLMLVGLFAGILSGIPAMLAIAGVPFVVAVIASLFGAFDLSFLDFFPSRVWGVMSNTLLMAVPLFILMGVVLERSQLAERMLEVLREMLGASPRGLALSVLLFSALIAASTGIVGATVVMLGLVSLPAMLQAGVSPRVSSGIICASGTLGQIIPPSILLVLLGDQIGNTYLEAQQKAGNFAPDAVSVGDLFAGAILPGLMLVGLYGLYILFTLRGGHKTAKETRRARVPLSRILGVFLPPLLLILAVLGSILGGVATTTEAAGLGAVGTILLAGYTRGRVGRAGRGVILSAVVAGGILVLLRALGLVPPSGLGTPAGFTALLAAALIAAGVVFAGWRLLRTDILVPAVIDTLRISGMVFGIIIAASMLSLVFRGFGGDELVAGFLEQVPGGKWGALALVMVVVFFLGFILEAVEIIYIVVPLLGAPILATDFSPVWFAVLLAMNLQTSFLTPPFGFALFYYRSVAPRSITTLEIYRSVIPFVVIQLVALALLITFPAVVTWLPEMLFR, from the coding sequence ATGACCCTTTCCGAGCTGTTTCTGTGCCTGATGCTGGTCGGGCTGTTCGCCGGCATTCTGAGTGGCATTCCGGCCATGCTCGCCATTGCCGGTGTGCCCTTTGTCGTCGCGGTCATTGCCAGCCTCTTCGGCGCGTTCGATCTGTCCTTTCTGGATTTCTTTCCAAGCCGCGTCTGGGGCGTGATGAGCAACACGCTTCTGATGGCGGTGCCGCTTTTCATCCTCATGGGCGTGGTGTTGGAGCGATCGCAGCTTGCCGAGCGCATGCTGGAAGTGCTGCGCGAGATGCTTGGCGCATCGCCCCGCGGCCTTGCCCTTTCCGTGTTGCTCTTTAGCGCGCTCATAGCGGCGTCCACCGGCATTGTCGGCGCGACGGTCGTCATGCTGGGCCTCGTCAGCCTTCCCGCCATGCTGCAGGCGGGGGTTTCGCCGCGCGTGTCGAGCGGCATCATCTGCGCCAGCGGCACGCTGGGTCAGATCATCCCGCCTTCCATCCTGCTCGTGCTTCTGGGGGACCAGATCGGCAACACCTATCTGGAAGCTCAACAGAAGGCCGGCAATTTTGCGCCCGACGCCGTGTCCGTGGGCGATCTCTTCGCCGGGGCCATCCTGCCGGGATTAATGCTGGTTGGCCTCTATGGTCTCTACATCCTCTTCACATTGCGCGGTGGGCACAAAACTGCCAAGGAGACCCGCCGCGCGCGGGTTCCGCTGAGCCGCATCCTTGGCGTCTTCCTGCCACCGCTTCTGCTCATTCTGGCGGTTCTGGGGTCCATTCTTGGCGGTGTTGCCACCACCACGGAAGCGGCGGGCCTCGGGGCCGTTGGCACGATCCTGCTCGCCGGTTATACGCGCGGTCGCGTTGGCCGTGCGGGACGGGGTGTCATCCTCTCCGCTGTTGTCGCGGGCGGTATTCTGGTGCTCCTGCGTGCACTTGGCCTTGTGCCGCCCTCCGGGCTTGGCACTCCCGCTGGGTTCACTGCGCTCCTTGCTGCCGCACTGATCGCTGCCGGTGTCGTTTTCGCTGGCTGGCGCCTCCTGCGCACGGATATTCTGGTTCCCGCCGTCATCGACACGCTGCGCATTTCCGGCATGGTGTTTGGCATCATCATTGCCGCATCCATGCTGTCGCTGGTGTTTCGCGGTTTCGGTGGCGACGAATTGGTGGCCGGCTTTCTGGAGCAGGTGCCGGGCGGCAAATGGGGAGCCCTCGCGCTCGTCATGGTGGTCGTCTTCTTCCTCGGTTTCATCCTCGAAGCGGTGGAGATTATCTACATTGTCGTGCCGCTTCTCGGCGCGCCTATCTTGGCAACTGACTTCTCTCCCGTCTGGTTCGCAGTGCTGCTGGCGATGAACCTGCAGACCTCGTTTCTGACCCCGCCTTTCGGCTTCGCGCTGTTCTATTATCGCTCGGTTGCGCCCCGTAGCATCACGACATTGGAAATCTACCGTTCGGTGATTCCCTTCGTGGTCATACAACTTGTGGCTTTGGCGCTTCTCATTACGTTCCCGGCTGTGGTTACATGGCTGCCGGAGATGCTCTTCAGATAG
- a CDS encoding TRAP transporter large permease, with amino-acid sequence MILFALVIIVAVLLLVLGFEMFLVLGVPALMIKEFFYGNLPDPVVVQKILGGINHTTLLAIPFFILAAELMGEGQIARRLTGLVKVLVGHLRGGMGYTTIGGSMAFGSVSGSAPATVAAMARMVYPEMRKAGFSDKFSLGLIVSSAETALLIPPSITFIIYGWMTGTSVAKLFVGGLAVGLVLGLAFAIMAALEARRSGVERGPRTSWRERLVAIREAGWALGMPVIILGGIYSGYFTPTEAAAASVVYAIFVEGVIFRELTLRKLFAVTERAAISTAIIFILLAMGGLLSYFITLAQVPSAITAFLDAIHAGPIMFLLIVNISFLIAGMFIDPNSALLILVPPLYPVATALGIDPVHFGMIVTLNISIGMITPPFGLDIFVASSTLSKPVLTIISGLWPFIIANLIVLAIITYVPDISTFLPNLVFG; translated from the coding sequence ATGATCCTTTTTGCACTCGTTATTATTGTCGCGGTCCTGCTTCTGGTCCTTGGTTTCGAGATGTTTCTCGTGCTGGGCGTGCCGGCGCTCATGATCAAGGAATTTTTCTACGGAAACCTGCCAGACCCGGTGGTCGTGCAAAAGATTCTGGGCGGCATCAACCACACCACGCTTCTGGCCATTCCCTTCTTCATCCTGGCGGCCGAGCTGATGGGCGAGGGGCAGATCGCCCGACGCCTCACCGGCCTCGTCAAGGTGTTGGTCGGTCATCTGCGCGGCGGCATGGGCTACACCACGATCGGCGGCTCCATGGCGTTCGGTTCGGTTTCCGGCTCCGCCCCGGCCACTGTCGCGGCAATGGCGCGCATGGTCTATCCGGAGATGCGCAAGGCCGGTTTCAGCGACAAATTCTCGCTCGGTCTCATCGTTTCAAGCGCCGAGACAGCGCTGCTCATTCCGCCGTCGATCACCTTCATTATCTATGGCTGGATGACCGGCACCTCGGTTGCCAAGCTGTTTGTCGGGGGCCTCGCCGTGGGCCTGGTGCTGGGCCTTGCTTTTGCCATCATGGCAGCGCTTGAGGCGCGCCGCTCAGGCGTCGAGCGCGGGCCGCGCACGAGCTGGCGCGAGCGCCTTGTCGCAATCCGGGAGGCGGGCTGGGCGCTGGGCATGCCGGTCATCATTCTGGGCGGCATCTACAGCGGCTATTTCACGCCCACCGAGGCGGCGGCCGCAAGCGTTGTCTACGCCATTTTCGTGGAAGGCGTGATCTTCCGCGAGCTGACCTTGCGCAAGCTTTTTGCCGTCACGGAACGTGCGGCCATCTCCACCGCCATCATCTTCATCCTGCTGGCGATGGGCGGGCTGCTTTCCTATTTCATCACGCTGGCGCAGGTGCCATCGGCGATCACCGCGTTCCTCGACGCCATCCACGCCGGACCGATCATGTTCCTCCTGATCGTGAACATCAGCTTCCTGATCGCAGGCATGTTCATCGATCCGAATTCGGCGCTCTTGATTCTCGTTCCGCCGCTCTATCCAGTGGCGACGGCGCTCGGTATCGATCCGGTTCATTTCGGCATGATCGTCACGCTGAACATTTCGATCGGCATGATCACGCCGCCCTTCGGCCTCGATATCTTCGTGGCGTCCTCGACGCTCTCCAAGCCGGTTCTCACGATCATTTCGGGCCTGTGGCCCTTTATCATCGCGAACCTCATCGTGCTGGCGATCATCACCTATGTGCCCGACATTTCCACCTTCCTGCCCAACCTCGTGTTCGGCTGA
- a CDS encoding TRAP transporter small permease subunit, producing the protein MRFCAGLDRLATALCVLACLALTASVLAIVVMRYGFGVGFIELQDFASYTFAVLLIFSVPVCLRRGGHVRVEILSENLPPVYTRIADAVAVFLFLVPVFSLIIWADWADLAYSWSIREASVETGGLPGLFIVKTALPLGAAMMILQGIAMVLAPDAQRTAEDEPAL; encoded by the coding sequence ATGAGGTTTTGCGCGGGGCTGGATCGTCTGGCAACGGCGCTCTGTGTTCTTGCCTGCCTGGCGCTGACGGCCAGCGTGCTTGCCATCGTCGTGATGCGCTATGGCTTTGGGGTCGGGTTCATCGAGCTGCAGGATTTCGCCTCCTACACATTTGCCGTGCTCCTCATATTCTCCGTGCCGGTGTGCCTGCGCAGAGGCGGGCATGTGCGTGTTGAGATCCTGTCGGAGAACCTTCCGCCCGTTTACACGCGCATCGCGGATGCCGTGGCGGTCTTTCTGTTTCTCGTGCCGGTGTTCAGTTTGATCATCTGGGCCGACTGGGCGGATCTCGCCTATTCCTGGTCCATCCGCGAGGCTTCCGTTGAAACGGGTGGGCTTCCAGGCCTGTTCATCGTCAAGACGGCCCTGCCGCTCGGGGCTGCAATGATGATCCTGCAGGGTATCGCCATGGTGCTCGCGCCGGACGCACAACGCACCGCCGAAGACGAGCCGGCCCTATGA
- a CDS encoding Zn-dependent hydrolase gives MNAQPAPFADVRAQDHALAARLFDDVARLSPDVEGVSRPAFSAIETQTLKYLEDVAKVEGLAVWYDAGCNALFSLPEDRDAERVVVVGSHVDSVPFGGNFDGLAGVVAGLICLIRARREGRRFAKPVHVLAMRGEESAWFGPCYIGSKVLTGTLAKRELEETHKGDGRTLEEHMADIGLPVEDIRAQKPLMDVSRMEAYLELHIEQGPLLIGKNIPAATVSGIRGNIRYRAITCHGEAGHSGAVPKAYRRDPVLAMADLLVRLDESWTTILNKGDDLVLTSGIVATDPEKHAMSRIPDRVSFSLDMRSQKPETLDDMRALLKSEIKEIERDRRVRFDLGEELRVEPALCDKGLVAGLEEAMRKVGQEPFVMPSGGGHDAAVFAGAGVPAAMVFVRNRNGSHNPQEAMEIDDFLAGVDILSAFLAGAE, from the coding sequence ATGAACGCCCAACCTGCTCCTTTCGCCGATGTCCGGGCACAGGATCACGCGCTGGCCGCGCGCCTTTTTGATGATGTGGCGCGCCTGTCGCCCGATGTGGAAGGCGTCAGCCGTCCGGCCTTTTCCGCGATCGAGACGCAGACGCTGAAATATCTCGAGGATGTTGCGAAGGTCGAGGGGCTGGCGGTCTGGTATGATGCAGGCTGCAACGCGCTTTTCTCGCTGCCGGAGGATCGCGATGCGGAGCGTGTCGTCGTTGTTGGCTCCCATGTGGACAGCGTGCCTTTCGGCGGCAATTTCGACGGGCTGGCCGGCGTTGTGGCGGGGCTCATCTGCCTGATCCGCGCCCGGCGCGAGGGACGCCGTTTTGCAAAACCGGTGCATGTGCTCGCCATGCGGGGTGAGGAAAGCGCCTGGTTCGGCCCGTGCTACATCGGCTCGAAGGTGCTCACGGGCACGCTTGCAAAGCGCGAACTTGAAGAAACCCACAAGGGCGATGGCCGCACGCTGGAAGAGCATATGGCCGATATCGGCCTGCCGGTCGAAGATATCCGGGCGCAAAAGCCGCTGATGGATGTGAGCCGCATGGAAGCCTATCTCGAGCTTCACATCGAGCAGGGCCCGCTGCTGATCGGCAAGAACATTCCGGCAGCCACCGTTTCGGGCATTCGCGGCAATATCCGCTACCGCGCGATCACCTGCCACGGCGAGGCAGGGCACTCCGGCGCAGTGCCGAAGGCCTACAGGCGCGACCCGGTTCTCGCCATGGCCGATCTTCTGGTGCGGCTCGATGAAAGCTGGACGACGATCCTGAACAAGGGCGACGATCTGGTGCTCACAAGCGGCATCGTGGCGACAGATCCGGAAAAACACGCCATGTCGCGCATTCCAGACCGTGTGTCGTTCAGCCTCGACATGCGCAGCCAGAAGCCGGAAACACTGGATGACATGCGCGCGCTTCTGAAAAGCGAGATCAAGGAGATCGAACGTGACCGTCGGGTGCGATTCGATCTGGGCGAGGAGCTGCGCGTGGAACCGGCGCTTTGCGACAAAGGGCTGGTGGCGGGCCTTGAGGAGGCGATGCGCAAGGTGGGACAGGAGCCATTCGTGATGCCGAGCGGCGGCGGGCATGATGCTGCCGTGTTCGCTGGCGCCGGCGTTCCTGCTGCCATGGTGTTCGTGCGCAACCGCAATGGCTCGCACAACCCGCAGGAAGCGATGGAGATCGACGATTTCCTTGCCGGCGTGGATATCCTCTCTGCTTTCCTTGCGGGGGCGGAGTGA
- a CDS encoding TRAP transporter small permease, which produces MKALAIIRTAERVAAVSIFLTMVALYSANVLARQVGGTFASEFAWVEEAVRLMSLFLVFLTVGLALEKGRHAGVHTWRDRIARATGLPLRKIIDAVGFVFCIYLVWLGYQMTAFVYGMGQKSPTLNIPVFWIYLAPTIGFALMALRFALSFFGRIDRFAGQASEE; this is translated from the coding sequence TTGAAAGCACTTGCCATCATCAGGACCGCGGAGCGCGTAGCGGCGGTCTCCATCTTTCTGACCATGGTCGCGCTCTATTCTGCGAACGTGCTCGCCCGGCAGGTCGGCGGCACGTTTGCCTCCGAGTTTGCCTGGGTCGAGGAAGCCGTGCGGCTGATGAGCCTCTTCCTCGTTTTCCTGACGGTCGGTCTTGCCCTTGAGAAGGGGCGTCATGCCGGTGTTCACACCTGGCGCGACCGCATTGCGCGGGCGACCGGGCTGCCGCTCCGAAAGATCATCGACGCGGTCGGCTTCGTGTTCTGCATCTATCTTGTCTGGCTTGGCTATCAGATGACCGCTTTCGTCTACGGCATGGGCCAGAAGAGCCCGACGCTGAACATTCCGGTCTTCTGGATCTATCTCGCGCCCACCATCGGTTTTGCACTCATGGCGCTGCGTTTTGCCCTCAGCTTCTTCGGCCGCATCGATCGTTTTGCCGGACAGGCGTCGGAGGAATAA
- a CDS encoding dihydroorotate dehydrogenase electron transfer subunit — MDDVPSIKAFELPLSVKSNEPVNGEYRLLVLAAPHDILKRCRAGQFFHLLCPQAGGETPYLRRPMSIYGFYPEKGELHFLYKVTGAGTRALATLSLGDRLNVLGPLGEPFTIADDWQDLVLVARGVGLATLAPLALEANRLGRRLTAICSARHPDYLMSTDYFESLGADVITLTDAEGTSDLDNLEKVIEGLIAAGRADAFYTCGSNRMLRLLQTIGERHGIPGQIALEQQMACGIGMCHCCVRPFTRGNRQVHLRVCREGPVFDMMEAIAW; from the coding sequence ATGGACGACGTGCCGTCAATCAAGGCTTTCGAGCTGCCGCTCTCGGTCAAGAGCAACGAGCCGGTCAATGGCGAATACCGCCTTCTGGTTCTTGCAGCGCCGCACGATATCCTGAAGCGCTGCCGGGCCGGGCAGTTCTTTCATCTGCTTTGCCCGCAGGCGGGGGGCGAAACGCCCTATCTGCGCAGGCCCATGAGCATTTATGGCTTCTATCCCGAAAAGGGGGAGCTGCATTTCCTCTACAAGGTTACGGGGGCGGGCACTCGTGCCCTGGCCACGCTGTCGCTCGGCGACAGGCTGAATGTTCTGGGCCCGCTCGGTGAGCCGTTCACCATTGCCGATGACTGGCAGGATCTTGTGCTGGTGGCGCGCGGCGTCGGGCTTGCCACGCTTGCCCCGCTGGCGCTGGAGGCCAACCGTCTTGGCCGCAGGCTCACCGCGATCTGCAGCGCGCGCCATCCCGACTATCTGATGTCGACGGATTATTTCGAGTCGCTCGGTGCGGATGTCATCACGCTGACCGACGCGGAAGGCACGTCGGATCTCGACAATCTGGAAAAGGTCATCGAGGGGCTAATCGCGGCCGGCCGTGCCGACGCGTTCTACACATGCGGCTCCAACCGCATGCTGCGACTGTTGCAGACCATCGGCGAACGGCACGGTATTCCCGGCCAGATCGCACTGGAGCAGCAGATGGCCTGCGGCATCGGCATGTGCCATTGCTGCGTACGCCCGTTCACTCGCGGCAACCGGCAGGTGCATCTGAGAGTATGCCGCGAAGGCCCCGTCTTCGACATGATGGAGGCGATCGCATGGTAG
- a CDS encoding TRAP transporter substrate-binding protein, protein MKRRTFLTAGAGATAVALATPAIAQGKIEWNLPTSFPKNAPGVGTNVTNFAEKVAAMSDGRLSFKVFGGGELVPPFGVEDAVQQGKAPVGHNPPYYAAGKNPSLHWFTAVPFGMTAAEHYAWLRYGGGQELWDDIYAQRNLKPLYSGNSNTQSAGWFKSEIKSLEDLKGLNMRIAGLGGEMYRKLGVNAVLMPPPEIFQAMQSGALDAAEWVGPFLDQAFGLQKITKNCYLPAYNEPSAALAIVFNKDAWAELSPDLQAICEAAALAASQEALAQFDYHNARALAALEAEGVVFRDVPDDVAEGLKSAWEEVRDELTAQSEDVARVRESYDTFLAESVKYANVMNMPLLKRR, encoded by the coding sequence ATGAAACGCAGAACATTCCTTACCGCCGGTGCCGGCGCCACGGCTGTGGCGCTCGCCACACCGGCCATTGCGCAGGGCAAGATCGAGTGGAACCTGCCCACCAGCTTTCCCAAGAATGCGCCGGGCGTGGGCACAAACGTCACCAACTTCGCCGAGAAGGTTGCGGCGATGTCAGATGGCCGTTTGAGCTTCAAGGTTTTTGGCGGTGGCGAACTGGTTCCGCCCTTTGGCGTGGAGGATGCCGTGCAGCAGGGCAAGGCCCCGGTCGGCCATAACCCGCCCTATTATGCCGCCGGCAAGAACCCCTCGCTTCACTGGTTTACCGCCGTTCCTTTCGGCATGACGGCAGCCGAACATTACGCATGGTTGCGCTATGGCGGTGGTCAGGAGCTGTGGGACGATATCTACGCCCAGCGCAATCTCAAGCCGCTCTACTCCGGTAATTCCAACACGCAGAGCGCCGGTTGGTTCAAATCCGAGATCAAGTCGCTGGAAGACCTCAAGGGTCTGAATATGCGTATTGCCGGTCTCGGTGGCGAGATGTACCGGAAGCTTGGCGTGAATGCCGTTTTGATGCCCCCGCCGGAGATCTTCCAGGCGATGCAGTCGGGCGCGCTCGACGCGGCTGAATGGGTCGGGCCTTTCCTGGACCAGGCGTTCGGCCTTCAGAAGATCACCAAGAACTGCTACCTGCCGGCCTATAATGAGCCGAGTGCGGCGCTGGCCATCGTCTTCAACAAGGACGCTTGGGCCGAGCTTTCGCCCGACCTTCAGGCAATCTGTGAGGCAGCTGCCCTTGCAGCAAGCCAGGAAGCGCTTGCCCAGTTCGACTACCACAACGCCCGTGCCTTGGCCGCACTTGAGGCCGAAGGCGTTGTCTTCCGCGACGTTCCGGATGATGTGGCCGAAGGACTCAAGAGCGCCTGGGAAGAGGTTCGCGACGAACTGACCGCGCAAAGCGAGGATGTTGCCCGGGTGCGCGAGAGCTATGACACCTTCCTGGCCGAAAGCGTGAAATACGCCAATGTCATGAACATGCCGCTTCTCAAGCGGCGCTAA
- a CDS encoding copper chaperone PCu(A)C, translating into MRFMTRIFAAALLFTAAPAFAGDYTLGKMEIDQPWTRATPPGAKAAGGFVTIMNDGEEDDQLIGAKAGFAGRVELHTMDMTDGVMKMRHLPDGIPVPAGETVSLAPGGLHIMFMDLRESLAEGGPVPVSLTFEKAGTIEVEMSVAKPGAPAPDGHTHMHDESTN; encoded by the coding sequence ATGCGCTTTATGACCCGTATCTTTGCGGCAGCACTGCTGTTTACTGCCGCCCCTGCATTCGCTGGCGACTACACGCTCGGCAAAATGGAAATCGACCAGCCATGGACTCGTGCGACACCGCCAGGTGCAAAGGCCGCTGGGGGTTTCGTGACCATCATGAACGACGGTGAAGAAGACGACCAGCTGATCGGTGCCAAAGCTGGATTTGCTGGTCGCGTCGAGCTGCACACGATGGACATGACCGATGGCGTGATGAAGATGCGCCATCTGCCCGATGGCATCCCGGTGCCCGCCGGCGAGACGGTCAGTCTTGCGCCAGGCGGCTTGCACATCATGTTCATGGACCTTCGTGAATCGCTTGCTGAAGGAGGGCCTGTCCCAGTGTCGCTGACATTCGAAAAGGCCGGCACGATTGAGGTAGAGATGTCGGTCGCGAAGCCTGGTGCGCCCGCTCCTGACGGCCACACCCACATGCATGACGAGAGCACCAACTGA
- a CDS encoding TRAP transporter substrate-binding protein: MKHLFTKLAATTVMGVAGAAFATGVFAADFVAKIGHLESAQQSRHVHLEKVAKLVNERTDGAVEFQLFPQGQLGQQREMTEGVQLGTLEATVAPAAFLGGFNPAVSILDIPFLLPDNDETAQKIRGGAFGEALCDSFNSRGVTCIGLWPNGKKSFTSSKPLASLEDFAGQKFRVMDSNILIEQFNSLGASAIALPFGELYTALQTGVVDGEENPLDTIQRMKFYEVQKHLVLSDHGAMEDVILFNPAWWASLPEEHQKTIVDTFNEVIPELINHKAEAVAAALEEIKASGIDIREMSDEEKAAFRDKMYPAARAAFIERAGDEGENLIAVYEKEYEAAGAE; this comes from the coding sequence ATGAAACATCTCTTTACGAAACTGGCTGCAACGACTGTTATGGGCGTGGCTGGCGCGGCATTCGCGACAGGCGTCTTCGCTGCGGATTTCGTTGCCAAGATCGGCCATCTGGAATCGGCGCAGCAGTCGCGCCATGTTCATCTTGAGAAGGTGGCCAAGCTGGTCAATGAGCGGACCGACGGTGCGGTTGAGTTCCAGCTCTTCCCGCAGGGCCAGCTCGGTCAGCAGCGCGAAATGACCGAGGGTGTCCAGCTTGGAACCCTTGAGGCGACAGTGGCTCCGGCTGCCTTCCTTGGCGGTTTCAACCCCGCCGTCTCCATCTTGGATATCCCGTTCCTGCTTCCCGACAATGATGAAACCGCCCAGAAGATCCGCGGCGGTGCGTTCGGTGAGGCGCTTTGCGATAGCTTCAATTCGCGCGGCGTGACCTGCATCGGCCTTTGGCCCAACGGCAAGAAGAGTTTCACCTCCTCCAAGCCGCTCGCAAGCCTTGAGGATTTCGCCGGACAGAAATTCCGCGTGATGGATTCCAACATCCTGATCGAGCAGTTTAACTCGCTTGGCGCTTCGGCCATCGCGCTTCCCTTTGGCGAGCTCTACACCGCCCTGCAGACGGGCGTTGTCGATGGTGAGGAGAACCCGCTCGACACCATCCAGCGCATGAAATTCTACGAAGTGCAGAAGCACCTCGTGCTCTCTGACCATGGCGCGATGGAAGACGTGATCCTCTTCAACCCGGCCTGGTGGGCAAGCCTTCCCGAAGAGCATCAGAAGACCATTGTGGATACCTTCAATGAGGTCATTCCCGAACTGATCAACCACAAGGCCGAGGCTGTCGCTGCGGCGCTTGAGGAGATCAAGGCATCCGGTATCGACATCCGCGAGATGAGCGATGAAGAGAAAGCCGCTTTCCGTGACAAGATGTATCCGGCTGCACGCGCTGCTTTTATCGAGCGCGCCGGCGATGAGGGCGAGAACCTGATCGCCGTATACGAAAAGGAATATGAGGCTGCGGGCGCAGAGTAA